AGATCGGAACCGCGAGCCGCATGTCGCGCTGAAGCCGATCGTCGAGGGGATGGGGCTCCAATGGGAAGCCCAGCAAAAACGTGTCCGACGCGATCCGGTTCTCGGAACCTGCATGTCCATTACGAACATGCAGGTCGGAGGGCAGGGGCGCCAGGTCACGACGATTCCTTTGCGCTACCTCAACGGCTTCCTTTCCGGGATCGACGTGAACCGCGTGCGTCGCACATATGGTTGCACCTGACGGATAGCCTCTGGCCCCGCTGGCCCCGCTGCGGAAACGGCAAGCGGGGCCAGAAAACACCAATGATTTCAACGTGGCCCCGCTTGGCCCCGCTGGCCCCGCCTCAAAACTAGGGGTCGGGGCTGGGCCAGCGCTGGGCCAAACCCAGTCCCGCTTGGTCCCGGTCGGTCCCGGTCGGGAAATCCGAGTGGGACCGGAAAAACCTCAGGGTTTCTGCGGCCGGTCCCGCTGGTCCCGCTCGGTCCCGCTAAATTTCGATAGAAACCGCATTTCACTCGGAATTGCGCGCGAGAGACCCCCACCGGTCCTGGCCCGTTCTCGGGAAAGCTCAGACCCACTCCTCATTGCTCATGCGAACTACAGCAGTCTAGTCTTGCTTTGTCATGACCACCAAGGATCTGAGAATTGCCACTTTTCCTAAGGCCTCTCATTGCGTGTACGCGCGCTTGCATAGTCGCTTCGGTCGTTGCCGTCGCAACGTCGTCACTGGCACAGGAAGTCAAAACCCTTGGAGATTGGAGTGACGCTACAAAAGAATCCAGAGTGAAGTTGTCAGTCAGGTGGGCGCTGGCAGTGCTGTCGGAGACAGAGCAGCAAGAGCTTGGTCGCCTAGGTACAGCACTTTTTGCATCGCAAATTATGACGTGCGTCGACGAAGTCGCTACAGGTGACGAGTTCTCGACGATGAACTTAAACGACGTAGTGGTCGGGTGTGTTGTTCTGCTGCGACAGTAAATGGAAGTCGCCGCACATCGACCGCCATCGCAAGCGCTTTGAGGAACGGCGGAGTTCCTTCGCCTGTCCCGCGAGATACCTCTCGCCCCGGCTCCGAGGAAGGACCCCGTATCGAGCTTCGTGCCACGGATGACGTCCATGGCCTCTTGGGAGACCTTGGAGCCGCGCTCAGCGTCCCGCTGTACCTTGCGTTCGGACTGCCCGGTGGCGCGGGCGGTGTCGGCGGTGAAGCGGTCAGCCGAGGAGTCGCCAACTTGGCGACTCCTCGTGTGCTGGTTCTCCCCGTGCGTCGTCTCCGGGTGCATCCTCTCGTAGATCGCCTTGCGCCGCGCCGTAAGCTCCGCCCGTTCGGACGGAGAGAGTTCGTTGCGGCACAGGTTCTCGTCGATCTCCCACAGTTCGGCATCGACGCTACCGTCACGGACGATGAAGTCGGCTGACTCGGTGCCGAGTCGCTTCATCAGCCTCTCATTGGATTCGCCATTCATGGCTACGTCAGCGGCCCTTCTTCAGCCTCACCCCAGCCCCGCCACCGTTCTCGGCAATGAACTCGACGCCAGCGTCCTCAAGAGCGCGCTGGATCGCGACGAGATTGTTGATCGACGGCAGCCGCCGACCCTTCTCGAAGTCCCTGATGGTGCTCTCGCTCAGGTTGGAGCGCCGGGCAAGTTCAGCCTGGGTAAGGCCGATGAGCCCACGGGCGCCTCTTGATTGTGCCGGTGTCATCGATCCGTCCGCGTCTAACGTATTTCGTATAGCACAAACGAAAAGCGTTGACAGGTAACGAAATACTCGGATACCGTCACCTATCAACGAAAACCGTTGGAGGTATCGAGATGCCCAAGAGCAATGCAAGCGAAGCGGTCCTCGCCAAGGACGACACCGTCGAAGTGCCGACGCTGCTCGACCTAGTCACCGAATGGGACTCGCTGGAGGCGCGCATCAAGTTCTACACGGCGGGAGCGGAATCCGTCGCTGGAGATGGCACCCGCCACTCGTGCGGCGACGCGATGCTGCGCGCGAGCGACGACCTGATTGAGTTCGTCGACCAGTTCGAAGAGATGCTCAACGCTTACGCCGATGCGCATAAGGCGGAGGCGGCGCGATGACGACCGACCTGAACGGCATCGAAGATCTCCGCAGCGTAATCGCTGAGGTCCTGGACGAGCTTGAGGAGACGCGGCAGCGCGTGTTTCTCATCAGATTGGCGGTCACAAGTGATCTTCTGGGAAGCTACGGATCGGAGCCCATCGCTCAGGGCCTCGACGATCTTCATGTCGACATGGACCGCCACATAGCCTTGCTACGCAGCGCAAGGACGGTGGCGAGGCAAATTGCGCAGATGTCGTGACGGCTGACGTCGCCAACGCCGAAATCAAAGAGGGTGGGCGCCGAACTCGTGCCCACCCTTTACTATCTTAGGGCCAAGTAGAGACTGAGGCGGGATCGCCCCTCCCCTCAGTCAGGAACTCCCCACCCTCGCAGCGTGCGTGTCTTCCGGGTCTCTTTGTCGTGGCTTCTGGCGTCGGAGATGCTCGGAACGCTTCTGGCGACGCGGTCCGATGCCTTCCGGCTTTCCGCTCGGGCGATCGGCCCGGCTGTGCGCTCGACCGCGGAGTCGAAGCCGCCGTCAGCGTCGAAGCGGGATGCGATCTCAATCACCAGTTTCTCGATACCGCTCCCCGGCGCCGAGGCGGACGCTCCGGCCATCGACGGCGTCATCATCCGATCCATCATGGACTTGGTGCGGTTCGCGTCGAGGATCGTCCCGTTTGCGCCGGGGACGAACAGTTCCTTGC
The window above is part of the Acuticoccus sediminis genome. Proteins encoded here:
- a CDS encoding helix-turn-helix domain-containing protein encodes the protein MTPAQSRGARGLIGLTQAELARRSNLSESTIRDFEKGRRLPSINNLVAIQRALEDAGVEFIAENGGGAGVRLKKGR
- a CDS encoding phage antirepressor N-terminal domain-containing protein, which produces MLVEAGRLGSDPAHARDRNREPHVALKPIVEGMGLQWEAQQKRVRRDPVLGTCMSITNMQVGGQGRQVTTIPLRYLNGFLSGIDVNRVRRTYGCT